TTCCCCGGGAAAGTTGCcgattttgttttgcttacattatacatatacatatacaattacaaatatttatttcgaattaaaaaataataataattaacgtACTTGATCTTTTtgagatatacttatgtattcgTCGCTTAGAAGGGCCtcctgtatatatacatattcaaatGTATTTCTTCTCATATTCGataaattatctttattttttgatagaaaacaTAATTCATGAGCAGATTTTTGTGCCTTTCTTATAAATCGGTAAGAAATAATCAATTCTTGAATACAGTCCTGGCACAAGTAATGCATATCCCTAACATAAGGTGATTTAGCATTTGTACTTTTTATATCCAATTGAGTACACATTTCAAAACATTCCAGATATGTCAAAGCATCACATATTTCCATTGTTAAATACCAATCACAAAGATCTGCCATATCTTTTTCTAATAAACATGCTCGACATTTATTTCCTTCCATTGTATGAAAAACTGTAGTTCTTCGATGTACAAGAAATTAGTAGGCGATAGTTTTCTATGTGATAAATATCTTTCAATCGATCATTTCCATTCGGAATGAAATGACTCCACTGGCAATAGGTACTATCATTATAATCTTATCCTTTACAATAGATACTATGTCAATAATCTTATCCGATATGGCTAATAATAGTTATCAGAATAATTAACCAGATAATATTGTCagaaataaattgtaattttaaagaTGGTAGTTTAACATTCATTtctaatttctataaaaaatgataaatcGACAACATATTCAAAGTGTTTCTGATGATTTTTGGTCTGCTGTGTGCATTGGAAGTTAGCATAATGTGATGTAATCCAAGAACTAACTATTTTATCCAGATAACAGATGTCCAATAAtggtaataattttattgcaataagATATAAACCTGCTATCAACAGGCAATAGTTATTCCCTGTGTAGATGCCTCATTATGTAGTTTTCTAGAGTTGTCTGTTTTTGACtagattaagaaaaaatattatataataaatttggcTAAACTATTTTCCTTATTTAATTATACTAAAttaaacataatataataaaaaatgtgtaattgGTTATAGAAAAGGGTAAAAGGATTAGCTTTTAGCCTGAGAAAAATGCCATTGTGTAGAATAATTATTGACTTTTAGCATGGACCACAACCAATATTTCGTCAGCTGTTATGAAAAAGTCAATAATCCCTAACAAAACAAATCGTGCTACAACAATTCCCATAgttaattattgatttctgttgacaaagataaaattaaatccTCTAGCAAAGGGAGAAGTTTTATAATGCATTTGTTGTTTTGACGTAAAGTATTTCATTGTTAATCAAAGTGTGCCAAGCCAGAACAAGTTAAGAAACTGTTTAGATTACACATGTAAAAGAATATTAAATGTCGTCGGTATCAGATGACGACATAGACAAAAGAGGAGCTGGTTCGATTGTCGACTTCATTAAACTAGGTGCTGAAGATAATGGCCATTCCTATGATGCGTCCGTTCTAATGAATACTTCAGATGGATTTCATTGTGCTGATTACCGTTTGGATCAATATGCTGTGGATGTAGCTGACTTTAGCTCTCAGTATGGCAGTGATTATAGTATTTCCTATACTGCTACCAATATTACGGGAAAACCACGAAAGTATCCAGAATACGGTGACTTTCCGGAAACATACGCTATGGTTCGTAGAAGTAATGCGAAAGTTAttatattgacattttaatttgCAGCGAACATATGGAGATTGGTGGGAAAAAGCTCCGAGTTCTGTTCACGAGATTCAGCcacaaaatattccaaaaataccTGCTCAAGATTATATAGGTAAACATTACTACAAAAGTTATACGCTAGTattaattagaatattattttcaagttatttATTTTGAGGAATATGTCGTTCCGGAAGAGATTGCTATATTTGAAACTTTCAATCCTGGAGCTTTGATTCGAATCTGGGCATATACCATAACAAAAAGCTGGATTTGTTTATGGGAAACTGAGAAATTATGCATACCACCACTTCAGGCCATCAACAAAGCCCGCCGCTTTTCCCCACAGTTAAAAAAAGGGAACTTACCTACGAGgtaataattttagtaattattGAGGGTGATctgaatatttttcattttagaacTATTCGCCTTGAATTTAATCATTCACTACTACACTATTTTACGGAAATTGATGCAGTTTTACTTAGGGGTAGGAAGGTGAATATTGAGAGCATTCAACGAATTTTGGATTGCTAcaaaagtcatcaaaaatgtaaataccttctagattttttttgcaataatacatacattatattaaAAGCATACAAGATCCAATCCCATTGCTAACATACTATAATTGCTATTTATAGGTTCCATATTACGAAAGTTACAACAAATTCATTTTCGACCAAATATCAAAGGAAACTATCATAATCATTTGAGGGAGTTTTTTACGAACGATTTAAATGAATTCATTACCGTTTTAAACCGAAATACGGAAGTTGTGAAAAGCGATGTAACGGCCGAATATAGTTGTAAAAATATTGGTTTCAAGGATATGCCGGTAATATAtcatatacaattatataatgaattatttttatttttaaactcgaATAATAATTAACACGTTTTTTTTcagtttgaaattattttgaaaatattcagctATTTGGATTTGAAATCGTTATTTCTAGTAGGACAAGTTTCCAAGTCATTTTATGATGTATCTACACACCCTTTGCTGTATAGTGAAGTAAATTTAAAACCTTATTGGCATCTTGCATCAAGCGATATGTTATGTACTTTGGCAAAGAGAGCAACAGTGTTAAAGAAATTGGATTTGTCATGGTGCGGGTTATTCAATACAATTTCTCCTACAGAGTTTAAGAAGTACGTACTGCGTATAAGAATAtgtgttttaaataaaacttacatacatatgtggtattCGTAATTTAGATTTATACAACAGCGGGGAGACAATCTAATGTGCTTACGATTAGAttcttgtaaaattttaaacgcaAGCTGTATTGAAACATTAGGAATTGTGTGCGATAACTTAAAAGGTACTTAATTGAGCGTCAAGGTTTATTTCGttgattattttgaaaatatatttcaaatgtttCTTCTCGTTAGAGCTTTCACTGCGAAATTGCTCCACAGATCCACCCTTGCTTAATTTTTCATGCTTGGCGAATCTGAAGAATCTTGAAAGATTAGATCTCTTTCAAACGGTAATTGAACCAGAGCTGATGTTAACCATGTTGGAAAACAATCGAAAATTGAAACATCTAAATTTAGGTTGATACCATCAatatttctcattaaatttggtacataattatgtttatttatgaatttactAGCATATTGCGGTATAGCTGTTAACATGGATACTGTAGCTCATCATATAGGACAATACAATCAAGGTTTGATCTCTTTGGATTTGTGGAAATCACGTTTTCTATCGGCTGCTGGTTTGGAGGCCTTATCGAAATGCACTGAGTTAGAGGAAGTTGATTTTGGTTGGTGGTAAGTATcaacatatgtgtatgcattggctaacgtaattaattttaagtttctacTCTGATTATGATGtaactatgtattttaaatcGATCCAGTTTACGAGAAGTATCACTAGGcgacagtttaaaaaaattactattaaattgtactaaactaaaaaaactctTTTTGGCTACTGTCCGTGGAATTACGGATCGAGATGTGGAGAATATAGCAAACTTTTGTAGCAATTTAGAACAATTGGATCTGATGGGGGTTTCAGGGATAACAAAAGACCGTTATTATGAGTAAGTTTACAAATTAAtgtgatttttataaataatttgtttgaattttcagaattttagtGAAATGTAGAAAACTACAACTCCTCGATTTAAGCTTCTGTGATAATATCAACAGTGAAGAGGTTTGTTAATAACTTTGTCTCCTTATCGACAGCAAATTATCATTACATTTTTTCCAGATTGCATTTTGGTCTCGAACTTTTCaagttaatataaaatgtaGTCACTTTCCAGACGTGCCTAACGATATaagatattaatttaaaatttattcagtGCATGTTTTTAAAAGAACTGGATTTAATAAATgttgaatatatttacatacatatacagtattGATAATATTTCAAGTGaatgttaataaaattgtatCGTAGGTTAATTActttcaaataaagaaatattacaaaacgTTGTTCTGGTTAAGTCTTTAATATGCAATTTCGATTTTTGGTGTGAATAAAACAATGTGTATCTGATAATTAATTGattgttgattattttttaacattgttCATTAAAACgatctgaaaataattttttttataaatccaattttatatttacgtGCGAAACTTtccctaaatttttttttctgcataaaaattcctattatttttttaatttacagaaTGAGTCAACCATTAGAATTTCTGAACTAAATATtcatttctcaaataaaaaccGAAGTCTGCACATTAGCTGATTGATGATAACATATTAAACCCGAAACAGACTTTAATGACTTGCTAGTGGAGACGCTTTATAAGCTAACTAATAGTGAGTAACATTCCTATATACAAATGTGACAAGTGGATTTCGTACTTTTTAATGTAAGATTCAAGAGTTAACAACCCTGAGTAATATGTCTTTACTGTCGTACTCGCGTAAAGTCATCGTTGGAGATTTTTGTAGAAATGgacaaattgtttttaaattaaaactgctAAAAAATCACGAATATAAATAAGTCTAAATTGTGTAAAGAAGTTGTCAGAggatcaataaataaaaaagataaatggGTGAAAAATACCCGAAATTGAATAAAATGTGCGAATAGGAAGCGAAAAGCGAATTTCCAAGAGAATAAAATAAGGTTAAAAAAGGCGGAGAGTCAGTGTGAAAACATAGAACATAAAGGAGAAGAAAAAGTTTTACACAAAAAAGGAAATTGgtgtattaaagaaaaaatagtaataattccGATTTTTGTAGTCAGGGAAAGTTGCgcgtgtgttttttttaagttttcgttcGAAAAAAGAGGAACTTTGGGCAAATACTGCAGTTTTGGTCACAGCATCGCGTGCCtagaaaaagtgcaaaaatccACAAAGGGGCACGGCCCCAAAATCACGGCCGTTTCTTAATTTGTCAATTTGAGGATTGACAacttaaaataagaaaacaaaaaagatattCTGTCGCTTATTGATTCATGAGAATACAACTGTTTTGAGGAATATATATTAGCCAAATAGCTATCAAATTAAGCAATTGACTTCGAAAAGTTATAGTGAATtatagttaaataaaatttgttcattATGGACGAAGACGACAACATATCTAGTGGTGGCGACATAAACAATGAAATTTCAATTGGTCGAGTTGGTGGTGGTAATGCAGGAAGCAATGATATTTCAAACGTTGATAATGAAATAACAGAAGATGACGAATTTGATGATGTTGATATTTCGATGGTAGTTAATTTACCATCTGGTGTCTCCGTTAGCACATCAGGAAACTCAGAACCTAGGTCACAGTCTACATATGTAGCCGTTGCCACTGCTCCTATTTCGGTGCGAGCTGGGCTCGATTTTCCGGATTGGGAATCGGTAGGCACAACCGAAACGGATGAAGACCTGCTAACAGATGCTTCATCTATTGCTTCGAGCTCGGCGATGGCCGCAGGAATAGTGCCCGGCAGTACAGGTGGAGCTAAACCGAGTTTTTTCTTTGGGACATCAACATCATTTAGCTTAAGAAGTCGCAAAGAGGTAGCAGCACTAATTAATGCCGAGTGCTGTCGAAGTGAGAAAACACCGGAATTGGACGCAATTGTGGACAAACTTTTTAACCCGGGAACTCCTATAGACAATGCTGATAATATTGAGTGGATTCGTTGGTTAATTGCAGGAGGTCGCACACCTCAAGAATTCGTAAGAATTGGTAAGTTGGAGTAAAGTTTTCATAAACGTCTTAAGTTAAACAACATTTCTAAAGAAGTCTTTTActtggtttttgttattgtttgtcgCATAATTAGAAATTACTATCTAAAGGTTTGTTCTTGATATTGTCGTAACAAAAAACATTTCCAATTAGTATTATTGCTTGGATTCCAGTTCTTTACAAGATGGGGATTATTCCGGTTACATAGATATTTAAAAaggcatataatatattttttggtctCAGAAACTCAGttctaaatacaaaaattcactAAAAAGAACTGCTAATATatcaagtttttgttttgtgaatcGCTTATATttgtccaaaaaaaaaagagattcTACAGAGGGCACattatacataataataaaattttaaaataatctttaaatgtatctatatattttcGTAACAGTACGAAGCTATGATAATCACGCAAAATGCGGTCTTGTGTGGGTACCACATGTAGTGGCGTACCGATGTCGAACATGCGGAATTTCACCTTGTATGTCAATTTGCCGAGACTGCTTCAAGAAAGGAGATCACACCAATCATGACTTCAACATGTTCCTATCACAAGCAGGCGGCGCATGCGATTGTGGTGATACTTCTGTAATGAAAGCTGAGGGCTTTTGCAGCGATCATGGAATCAACAATCGAACCAATAAAGAGCCTGTGCCGCCTAACTTACTCGCCGTAGCAGTAGCAATAATGCCAAAATTGCTTTTCCGATTACTACAGCACTTTAGAGAGAATAGTGATGCAACTTCTCAAACTTACAATCTGGCGGCCTACTCATGTGAAGAATTTACCAATATGTTGATCGATTTGAACAATATGGGTGAAATAATGCGTAAAGTGATGACTAGAGCGCTTATTAATCCTGATGTaagtaatttattataaattaaaagtaattaaaatcatttcttaaaaattactttataggtgtataaattttttaccgAATCTCCTTGCTTGGATACCAGACATGGCAGATTTTTGAAATCAAATCGTGAAAAATACGAAGATGCCGTTAATCGCTTTCCTCGTCCAGAACCTCCTGACGATTATAAGCATCTCCCAGCATTGGGGGAAAAGTTGGTTCACACAACTCTTTTAGAAGAATTCATTTTTTGGACATTTAAGTTTGAATTTCCCCAAAATTTGGTGTGCTTTTTACTGAATATGCTGCCTGATCAAGATTACAAGGTAATAATACCGTGCCACCATGCACTTAACATACCCCGCTACGACGGTATCCTATCTACCTTCTCTGGAAAACTgaaatttacaatttctttCCTCCTTATTATAGGAACATCTCACTCGAACTTTTGTTATGCACTACAGCCGAATACCATCTGTTTTGGAAATGTCTCGTGATCCAGATACACTTAGTAATCGAGTAGTACACATGAGCGTTCAACTTTTTTCCAATGAGAGTTTAGCGTTGAAAATGGTTAAAGAGTTATCTTTGCTGCATGTAATGATAATCAGTCTCAAACTAATGatgtcaaaaatattaatacaaaatactTTACATGGTGGGTATGAatgtgtataaatttatatagttatatttaatattttaattttccttactagatccaaataaaaattttcattttgtaatcGATTGTACTCGCCAAGTGATGAAGGATCATTGCTACTGGCCTCTCGTTTCTGACTTCAACAATGTGCTCTCTCATGAATCAGTGGCCTTGGTATTCTTACGTGATGATAATCTAATCGACATGTGGTTCCAGTTTCTGTCAATGCTGCAGGGCATGAATGTGAATGTTCGAGAAACGACATCACATGTGGAGTTTGAACCGAATTCATATTACGCAGCATTCTCGTGCGAGTTGGAAGCAAGTGCTTACCCCA
The DNA window shown above is from Bactrocera tryoni isolate S06 chromosome 4, CSIRO_BtryS06_freeze2, whole genome shotgun sequence and carries:
- the LOC120775545 gene encoding F-box/LRR-repeat protein 4 isoform X2, yielding MSSVSDDDIDKRGAGSIVDFIKLGAEDNGHSYDASVLMNTSDGFHCADYRLDQYAVDVADFSSQYGSDYSISYTATNITGKPRKYPEYGDFPETYAMRTYGDWWEKAPSSVHEIQPQNIPKIPAQDYIVIYFEEYVVPEEIAIFETFNPGALIRIWAYTITKSWICLWETEKLCIPPLQAINKARRFSPQLKKGNLPTRTIRLEFNHSLLHYFTEIDAVLLRGRKVNIESIQRILDCYKSHQKCSILRKLQQIHFRPNIKGNYHNHLREFFTNDLNEFITVLNRNTEVVKSDVTAEYSCKNIGFKDMPFEIILKIFSYLDLKSLFLVGQVSKSFYDVSTHPLLYSEVNLKPYWHLASSDMLCTLAKRATVLKKLDLSWCGLFNTISPTEFKKFIQQRGDNLMCLRLDSCKILNASCIETLGIVCDNLKELSLRNCSTDPPLLNFSCLANLKNLERLDLFQTVIEPELMLTMLENNRKLKHLNLAYCGIAVNMDTVAHHIGQYNQGLISLDLWKSRFLSAAGLEALSKCTELEEVDFGWCFYSDYDVTMYFKSIQFTRSITRRQFKKITIKLY
- the LOC120775545 gene encoding F-box/LRR-repeat protein 4 isoform X1; the protein is MSSVSDDDIDKRGAGSIVDFIKLGAEDNGHSYDASVLMNTSDGFHCADYRLDQYAVDVADFSSQYGSDYSISYTATNITGKPRKYPEYGDFPETYAMRTYGDWWEKAPSSVHEIQPQNIPKIPAQDYIVIYFEEYVVPEEIAIFETFNPGALIRIWAYTITKSWICLWETEKLCIPPLQAINKARRFSPQLKKGNLPTRTIRLEFNHSLLHYFTEIDAVLLRGRKVNIESIQRILDCYKSHQKCSILRKLQQIHFRPNIKGNYHNHLREFFTNDLNEFITVLNRNTEVVKSDVTAEYSCKNIGFKDMPFEIILKIFSYLDLKSLFLVGQVSKSFYDVSTHPLLYSEVNLKPYWHLASSDMLCTLAKRATVLKKLDLSWCGLFNTISPTEFKKFIQQRGDNLMCLRLDSCKILNASCIETLGIVCDNLKELSLRNCSTDPPLLNFSCLANLKNLERLDLFQTVIEPELMLTMLENNRKLKHLNLAYCGIAVNMDTVAHHIGQYNQGLISLDLWKSRFLSAAGLEALSKCTELEEVDFGWCLREVSLGDSLKKLLLNCTKLKKLFLATVRGITDRDVENIANFCSNLEQLDLMGVSGITKDRYYEILVKCRKLQLLDLSFCDNINSEEIAFWSRTFQVNIKCSHFPDVPNDIRY